Within Paenibacillus sabinae T27, the genomic segment ACGCATCGTTTCGCCCATCATCCGGCGTGCAAAACCCCTTCCCCGAAATTCAGGATCAAGCACGACCCTGCCGATCCGGGCGTGACCGTTATCGCGGTCAATCGCTGCGAGGCTTATATGTCCAATAACGGCGCCCGTCGACACATGCACAGCGCTGTAAATCATCTTGTCGGATTCGGCTGGACGGTTGCTCCCGGCGATATATTTTCTAAGCTCCTCGTCCTCGATCGGAAAATGCAGCGACGGCCCGGCCCACTGCTTGAGAAATTCCGGCGAGACGCTCCACTGTCTCAGACAATCGAAATCCGATTTGTCAAAATACTGCAAACGAATGGCATCGCGGTCTTCCGTACTCTCTATTTTCTCATACAGATTGACAAGTCGTCCTCCGCCCACGTCATTGGTTCCCATATAGCGGAATCCCTGCGTCTGGTAATAGCGGTTCAGCTTCACATTATGCTCGATGGTATCGAGACGCAGCCCTCTGCCGGACATTTTCGCCGCCCAAGCGGCGAATTCGAGCAGCTTGCTGCCAAGCCCCGCTCCCCGAAAAGGCAATCCCACCGCCAGCCTATGCAGATAGGCGAAGCTTTCGTTATTTCGCTTCCCCCAATATTGGGGATCGCTGAACTGCAGCGTGAACATGCCGGCGGCCTCGCCGTCATTCATGGCCACATAAACCTCACGATCTGAAAAGTAATCCAGAATATCCTTTTCCTTGAACTGCTCCGGTCTCCACTGGGTCAGGCCGTTGTCCTGCATCCACTGCGCCGCTTCGCGCAGCAGCCTCAGAATTTCTCCAGCCATACTTGCGTTGGCCCGAACCACCGTCAGGCTCCCCTGCGGAGTATTGATTTCACGCATAACCGGCAAACTCATAGCCTGCCCTCCCCATGCTTATGATGTCCAGCCGCTTCCGGCAGGCTTGCCTGATCCGGCGCTTCTACAACAGGAAGCGGCTCCGCCAGCTGCAAGTACACCGTCACCCGTGTGCCCTTGCCGAGCTCGCTGTCCATTTCCATGGTGCCCCCGTGAAGCTCGACCAGCTGCTGCGAAATGGCAAGTCCGAGCCCGGTGCCTCCGTTAAGGGAGTCCACCTGAAAGAACCGGTCCTTGACCCGGTTCAGGTGCTCCTGGCTAATGCCGATTCCGGAGTCCTGAACGACAATTTCGGCCTCTTTCTCGTCAGCCCGCCGCGCTGACAGCAGAACGCTTGAGCCCTCATGCGAGAACTTCACCGCATTGTCGGTCAAATTGAGGAATACCTGCTTTAACCGGTTGGCATCTCCCCGGACATAAATGCCGTCCTCCGCTTCCAGCTCAAGCCGGATGCTCCGTTTCTCGGCCTTGGCCCAGAGATTCAGAACGATTTCCTTTAGCAGTTCCTTGACATCCACGGTACCGATGGAAAGCTTCATTTCATTCTGATGGAGCTTGGAGAAGTCAAGAATTTCCTCAACCAGACCGATGAGCCGGTCGCTCTCCTTGGAAATGATGCTCATACCAAGCTTTGTTTCCTCCGGGTCGTAGCCGCCGGAAATCAATGTTTCGCTCCAGCCCTTGATGCTGGTCAGCGGCGTTCTTAGCTCATGTGAAATCGAGGAGATGAAATCGTCCTTGATCTGGTTGCTCCGAACAATCTCCTGGGACATATAGTTCAGTGTGGAGGCAAGCTCGCCGATCTCGTAGCGGTAATCCCCCTTGATGCGTATGTTGAATTTCCCCTTGGCCAGTTGGGCTGAAACGGCTGTGATATTATTGAGCGGCTTAATAATCGAGTTGGCCAGCCCGAAGCTAAACGCGGTAACGACCGCCAGCACGGCTACTACAATGCCCGCCGACAGCAGCGTAACGTTGAACAAATCGCTATTCACTCTTTCCACCGAAGTCACATACCGCAGCACGTAAGAATCATGTCCGTGGATTTGCAGCACTTTCGAAACGGCCATTACGCTTTCGTTGGTTCCAGGCTGCCTTCCTACCCAACGGCCGATCCCGCCGCCGACCGCTTCGGGCACGTCACTCGTCGTAATCGTTCGATCAGGCTGAAATCCTGTCGAGCTTGTGATCATGTCACCGTCCAGCGTCAGCACCTGGAGCTCCGTATAGTCCAGCGCAAAGCTGCGCAGCAGCTCCTGGAGCGAAAACGAGGAGTCTTCACTGGTGAGATGATAAAAATATTCCGCCTGGCTGATATGCGTAGAAATTCGGGTATAGATGCTGTCGTAATAATACGTTCTGATTACAATCAGAAAAATGACTTCCACGAGGAGAAGCGCCAAAAAGACTACAAGTATGTAGTGTAATACAATCTGTCTGCGCATCCCCTTTTTAATCATTGTCCCTGCCCTTTCCACTTATAGCCGTGCCCCCATACCGTTTGCAGATACTCGGGCTCTGACGGATTATTTTCGATTTTTTGCCGCAGCCGCCGGATGTTTACGTCAACGATTTTCGGATCGCCCATATACTCTTTCCCCCACACATGGTCGAGGAGTACGTCACGGCTTAGCGGAGTGTTTTCTTTTTCCAGAAAAAACTGCACCAGTGAAAATTCAGTAGGCGTCAGCTCGACGGAGTCACCGTTCCGCTTAAACTGCTTTGAGATGAGATCCAGCGTAAACGGACCCGAATGAAACGACACCTTGGCCGATTGCTCCCGGTGCACATTCACTCTCCGCAGAAGCGACTGGATACGGGCAATCAACTCTGTCGGACTGAAAGGCTTGCTGACGTGATCGTCGGCGCCAACGGACAGCGCATATACTTTATCCTGCTCCTGCACCTTGGCCGTCAGAAAAATAATCCCGATCCGTTCATTCGTCTCGCGGACCCGTCTGCACACCTCGAAGCCGTCGATGCCCGGCACCATCACATCAAGCAGCGCAATATCGATATCCGGCACGGAAGTCAGCTTGCTAAGCGCTTCGTTGCCATCGGCCGCTTCCAGCACTTCAAACCCGTTGCGCTTTAAATTGATGACAATAAAACTGCGAATGGACTCTTCATCCTCCAGAATGAGAACTTTACTCAATTGATACCCTTCCTTTCTGCGGGAGCCGTGTTCGTCCCTTTCTTGATTCCGTCTGCGTTCTGCTCAAGCTTGCCCCGATAGCCGATGATTTTGTCGGCATCCCGGCCCCAAAGATCCCAACCCTC encodes:
- a CDS encoding GNAT family N-acetyltransferase, with the protein product MSLPVMREINTPQGSLTVVRANASMAGEILRLLREAAQWMQDNGLTQWRPEQFKEKDILDYFSDREVYVAMNDGEAAGMFTLQFSDPQYWGKRNNESFAYLHRLAVGLPFRGAGLGSKLLEFAAWAAKMSGRGLRLDTIEHNVKLNRYYQTQGFRYMGTNDVGGGRLVNLYEKIESTEDRDAIRLQYFDKSDFDCLRQWSVSPEFLKQWAGPSLHFPIEDEELRKYIAGSNRPAESDKMIYSAVHVSTGAVIGHISLAAIDRDNGHARIGRVVLDPEFRGRGFARRMMGETMRIGFDGLELHRLTLGVYDFNTPAVRAYEALGFRREGEQLEAARFGDRYVNQIEMAMLDREWKAKKPQL
- a CDS encoding HAMP domain-containing sensor histidine kinase, which encodes MIKKGMRRQIVLHYILVVFLALLLVEVIFLIVIRTYYYDSIYTRISTHISQAEYFYHLTSEDSSFSLQELLRSFALDYTELQVLTLDGDMITSSTGFQPDRTITTSDVPEAVGGGIGRWVGRQPGTNESVMAVSKVLQIHGHDSYVLRYVTSVERVNSDLFNVTLLSAGIVVAVLAVVTAFSFGLANSIIKPLNNITAVSAQLAKGKFNIRIKGDYRYEIGELASTLNYMSQEIVRSNQIKDDFISSISHELRTPLTSIKGWSETLISGGYDPEETKLGMSIISKESDRLIGLVEEILDFSKLHQNEMKLSIGTVDVKELLKEIVLNLWAKAEKRSIRLELEAEDGIYVRGDANRLKQVFLNLTDNAVKFSHEGSSVLLSARRADEKEAEIVVQDSGIGISQEHLNRVKDRFFQVDSLNGGTGLGLAISQQLVELHGGTMEMDSELGKGTRVTVYLQLAEPLPVVEAPDQASLPEAAGHHKHGEGRL
- a CDS encoding response regulator transcription factor; translation: MSKVLILEDEESIRSFIVINLKRNGFEVLEAADGNEALSKLTSVPDIDIALLDVMVPGIDGFEVCRRVRETNERIGIIFLTAKVQEQDKVYALSVGADDHVSKPFSPTELIARIQSLLRRVNVHREQSAKVSFHSGPFTLDLISKQFKRNGDSVELTPTEFSLVQFFLEKENTPLSRDVLLDHVWGKEYMGDPKIVDVNIRRLRQKIENNPSEPEYLQTVWGHGYKWKGQGQ